The proteins below come from a single Xylanibacillus composti genomic window:
- a CDS encoding peptidase U32 family protein, which translates to MKTTPELLATARSIDEIKQVADAGADAVVIGESRFGVRLPGDIPAQELEAAIAAAREKRLRVYVAVNHVFANEQLPELRAYIQLLQQLEPDALVFGDPAVLMICRDLGYPAVLHWNPEMTSTNYATAQYWGARGAKRVVLARELNLEEIAEIADNVQMEVQVQVHGMTTLYHSGRKLIQSYIHYQGANAEPNHTGKDSGFYLVEQERKELRFPIYEDRDGTHIMSAEDICLLEVLDELLAAPIHSLKVEGLLKTSEAHVAAVRSYREALDAWASNPDSYDPDPAWMERIRQYQDPNRELTYGFLFKEQVY; encoded by the coding sequence TTGAAAACTACACCGGAATTGCTGGCTACGGCTCGTTCGATTGATGAGATCAAGCAAGTTGCCGATGCGGGGGCAGACGCCGTTGTTATCGGTGAAAGCCGATTTGGCGTTCGCCTCCCGGGAGATATTCCAGCTCAAGAACTGGAGGCCGCGATCGCGGCTGCCAGGGAGAAGCGGCTGCGCGTCTACGTAGCTGTAAATCATGTATTTGCCAATGAGCAGCTGCCCGAATTAAGGGCGTATATCCAGCTGTTGCAGCAGTTGGAGCCGGACGCGTTGGTGTTCGGTGATCCAGCTGTCCTGATGATTTGCCGCGATTTGGGCTATCCGGCGGTTCTGCACTGGAATCCGGAAATGACATCGACGAATTATGCAACAGCGCAGTATTGGGGGGCAAGAGGCGCGAAGCGCGTCGTGCTTGCAAGAGAGCTGAATCTGGAGGAGATTGCGGAAATCGCCGACAATGTCCAAATGGAGGTTCAGGTGCAAGTGCACGGGATGACCACGCTGTATCATTCCGGCCGAAAATTGATTCAGAGCTATATCCACTACCAGGGGGCAAATGCAGAGCCGAACCACACAGGGAAGGACAGCGGCTTCTATCTGGTCGAACAGGAAAGAAAGGAGCTTCGCTTCCCGATTTACGAAGATCGGGATGGCACGCATATTATGAGCGCTGAAGACATATGCCTGCTGGAAGTATTGGATGAGCTGCTGGCTGCCCCGATTCACAGCCTGAAGGTCGAGGGCCTGCTTAAGACCTCAGAGGCACATGTCGCGGCAGTCCGTTCCTATAGAGAGGCGCTTGACGCCTGGGCGAGCAATCCGGACAGCTATGACCCGGACCCTGCCTGGATGGAGCGCATTCGCCAGTACCAGGACCCCAATCGTGAACTAACCTACGGCTTCCTGTTCAAGGAGCAAGTATATTGA